CGGAACGGACATGAACGAAAAGGTGGCGAGGGATGTCGTGCTGGTGCGCGCAATCGAGACGATGGATCGGAACCACGAGATCCTCAGCGACGACGACCGACTGTACGCCAGCCGCAGCGCGAAGGAACTGGCGGAGTGGGCTGCGGCGGACAGCAAGTCGGCGGTCACGCCCGACCATTTTCTGCAGCAGCGCGCGGAACTGATACTCAAGCGGCTGGCCGAGCGCATGCCGCCGTTCCGCGCATTCCAGGAGCGCGGCACGGGCTGGACGCTGCTCTCGGCCGGCCTGCCGCTGCTCGCGCTGATCGTCGGCGCCGGTGTCGACCGCATCAGCGATCCGCATCGCGTCGACTTGTTATCCGCGCCGCTGCTCGCGATCATCGGCTGGAACCTGGTCGTGTACCTGGTGCTGCTGGCGTGGCTGTTGGTGCCGGGATCGAAGAGCGGCTGGGCCAGCGCGGGCATGCTGCGCCGGCTGGCTGCCGGCAGGGCGGCGCTGCCGCGCAAGCTGCCCTCGACGCTGACCGCGGCGCTGGTCGAGTTCATGGCCGAATGGACGCGCCTGAGCGCCAGGCTCACACACGCGCGTCTTGCGCGCACGATGCACCTGGCCGCAGCCTTGTTCGCGGCCGGCGCAATTGTGTCGCTGCTGGCGCGCGGCCTGCTGACGCAGTATGTCGCCGGCTGGGAGAGCACCTTTCTCGACGCGCCCCAGGTGCATGCGGTGCTGGCGGTCCTGTTCGCACCCGCCACCTGGGTTTTTCAGCTGCCGGGATTTTCCGTGGCCGACATCGAGGCGTTGCGGTTTTCTCACGCACCTTCGATGACCGGCGGCCGGCGCTGGGTGCTGCTGTACGCCGCGACGCTGATGCTGCTGGTGGTGCTGCCGCGCCTCGCCCTCGCGGCGCTGGCCCATTGGCGCGCGCGCCGCATGGCCAGGCACTTTCCGCTCGACCTGGACGAGCCATACTTTCGCAGGCTGCGCGGCAAGATGGGCGGCCCGCCCGGCGTGCTGCGCGTGCTGCCTTACAGCTTCACGCTGGACGAAGCGCGCGACCGCGGGCTGGCGACGGTGGCCGCGATGCTGCTCGGCGAGCAGGCCAGCGTGATGCTGCGCCCATCGAGCGCATACGGCGATGATCCGGGCGATGTGTTCGGCGATGCGAACGTCAGCCTGACCGCAGCCTTGTTCAACCTTGCCGCGACGCCGGAGAAAGAAAATCACGGCGCCTTCATCGAACACCTGGTGCGCCAATCGCCGCGCACAATGGTGCTTATCGACGAATCGTCGCTGGCCGAGCGGCTCGGCGCGCAGGCGGGGAGAAGCCGGATCGACGAGCGCATCATATTGTGGCAGCAGTTCTGTGCGCATCACCACGCCAGCGCGACGGTGGTGAACCTGCTCGATCCGCACGCGCGCCCGCTGGAGCAAGCGGCATGAGCGGGGTGACGATCCAGTTCGCGCTGATTTCGCACACCAACAATGGCAAGACCACGCTGGCGCGCACCTTGGTGGGAATGGATGTTGGCGAAGTGCGCGACGCAGCCCATGTCACAGTGTTCGCCGAATCGCACACGCTCCTGACAACAAGCCAGGGCGACTCGTTGCAGCTGTGGGACACGCCTGGCTTCGGCGACTCCGTGCGCCTGCTGCGCCGGCTCGCGCTGGCTGGCAATCCGATCGGCTGGTTCCTGCGCGAGGTGGTGGACCGCTACCGCGACCGCACTTTCTGGCTTAGCCAAAATGCGCTGCGCACCGCCCGCGACGCGGCCGACGTGGTGCTCTACCTGGTCAATTCGTCCGAACATCCGCGCGACGCCGGCTATCTGCCAGCCGAGATGAAGATCCTCGAGTGGCTCGGCAAGCCGGTCGTGGTGCTGCTGAACCAGATGGGCCCACCGC
This window of the Massilia sp. R2A-15 genome carries:
- a CDS encoding DUF2868 domain-containing protein, translating into MNEKVARDVVLVRAIETMDRNHEILSDDDRLYASRSAKELAEWAAADSKSAVTPDHFLQQRAELILKRLAERMPPFRAFQERGTGWTLLSAGLPLLALIVGAGVDRISDPHRVDLLSAPLLAIIGWNLVVYLVLLAWLLVPGSKSGWASAGMLRRLAAGRAALPRKLPSTLTAALVEFMAEWTRLSARLTHARLARTMHLAAALFAAGAIVSLLARGLLTQYVAGWESTFLDAPQVHAVLAVLFAPATWVFQLPGFSVADIEALRFSHAPSMTGGRRWVLLYAATLMLLVVLPRLALAALAHWRARRMARHFPLDLDEPYFRRLRGKMGGPPGVLRVLPYSFTLDEARDRGLATVAAMLLGEQASVMLRPSSAYGDDPGDVFGDANVSLTAALFNLAATPEKENHGAFIEHLVRQSPRTMVLIDESSLAERLGAQAGRSRIDERIILWQQFCAHHHASATVVNLLDPHARPLEQAA